A single window of Oncorhynchus keta strain PuntledgeMale-10-30-2019 chromosome 34, Oket_V2, whole genome shotgun sequence DNA harbors:
- the LOC118366926 gene encoding splicing factor 3B subunit 1 isoform X4: MAKVAKTHEDIEAQILEIQGMKAALVEEGADQGVGLDSTGYYDQEIYGGSDSRFAGYVTSIAANEQEDDDEEDSSTSLLGQKKPGYHAPVAILNAIPQSDEQYDPFAEHRPAKIAEREDEYKARRRQMIISPERLDPFADAVLLCQSCTALS, translated from the exons ATGGCGAAAGTCGCCAAAACACACGAAG ACATTGAGGCCCAGATCCTGGAGATCCAGGGTATGAAGGCTGCCCTGGTGGAGGAGGGAGCAGATCAGGGTGTGGGCCTGGACTCAACTGGATATTACGACCAGGAGATCTATGGTGGCAGTGACAGCCGCTTCGCTGGATATGTCACCTCCATTGCTGCCAATGAACAGGAGGAT GATGACGAGGAGGACTCTTCAACAAGTCTACTTGGACAGAAGAAACCGGGGTATCATGCTCCGGTGGCTATACTCAATGCGATACCACAGTCAGATGAACAG tacgACCCGTTCGCCGAGCACAGGCCCGCCAAGATTGCAGAGCGTGAGGACGAGTACAAGGCCAGACGACGACAGATGATCATCTCTCCGGAGCGACTCGACCCCTTTGCAGACG CAGTACTGCTTTGCCAGTCCTGTACTGCACTCTCTTAA